Proteins encoded by one window of Actinomycetota bacterium:
- a CDS encoding NADH-quinone oxidoreductase subunit M, whose protein sequence is MNLVEEWGITLAVFLPLLGAIVIALTPKGMEGIQKMLALAATGAALLVGLALTFAFEHGEPGMQFEKSASWIPSIDSNYHVGIDGISLPLLVLSLLVCFLCIIYACWHIPEPGNAKAFLALILLLETGMNGSFIALDLVLFFVFWELVLVPMYFLIGIWGGENRQYASIKFFLYTLFGSVFMLLGFLALYFQSDPHTFDMLLLQDEGVLSLTPALGNLIFGGLALGFAVKVPMWPFHTWLPDAHTQAPTIGSVLLAAVLLKMGTYGFMRIAIPILPEPAMKFAPVIAILAAIAIVYGALCCLAQTNLKRMIAFSSVGHMGFVMLGISTMTPEGFNAAVFGMVAHGVVTGMLFFLAGSIKERYHTYEMPELAGMGLKIPRMAGLLAFCAIASLGLPGLAGFWGEVMALLASYQPLEGLDPTIFRVAMVVGAIGTVLTAGYFLWMLQRVNMGKAREDGHHKDLFDVERLEVLAWAPLLALILVLGLYPRLIMDTTTSSVTALTETITGESASSDEARVATVADH, encoded by the coding sequence ATGAACTTGGTTGAAGAGTGGGGAATCACGCTGGCGGTGTTTCTGCCACTGCTTGGGGCGATTGTCATTGCCCTGACTCCCAAGGGCATGGAGGGCATCCAAAAGATGCTGGCTCTCGCCGCAACCGGCGCTGCGCTGCTGGTCGGCCTGGCGCTGACCTTCGCGTTCGAGCACGGCGAGCCCGGAATGCAGTTCGAGAAATCGGCATCCTGGATCCCGTCGATCGACTCCAACTACCACGTGGGGATCGACGGAATCTCGCTTCCGCTGCTGGTCCTGAGTCTGCTGGTCTGCTTCCTCTGCATCATCTATGCCTGCTGGCACATCCCGGAGCCGGGCAACGCCAAGGCATTCCTGGCGCTGATCCTGCTGCTCGAGACCGGCATGAACGGGTCGTTCATCGCCCTGGACCTGGTGCTGTTCTTCGTCTTCTGGGAGCTGGTCCTGGTCCCGATGTACTTCCTCATTGGGATCTGGGGCGGCGAGAACCGCCAGTACGCCTCCATCAAGTTCTTCCTGTACACGCTGTTTGGAAGTGTCTTCATGCTCCTCGGCTTCCTGGCGCTGTACTTCCAGTCCGACCCGCACACCTTCGACATGCTGCTGCTGCAGGACGAGGGCGTTCTCAGCCTGACGCCGGCCCTGGGCAACCTGATCTTCGGGGGCCTGGCGCTCGGCTTTGCGGTCAAGGTGCCGATGTGGCCGTTCCACACCTGGCTGCCCGACGCCCACACCCAGGCGCCGACCATCGGCTCCGTCCTGCTGGCGGCGGTTCTTCTGAAGATGGGCACCTACGGCTTCATGCGCATCGCCATCCCGATCCTGCCCGAGCCGGCGATGAAGTTCGCCCCGGTCATTGCGATCCTGGCGGCGATAGCCATCGTCTACGGCGCATTGTGCTGCCTGGCGCAGACCAACCTGAAACGGATGATCGCCTTCTCGTCGGTCGGCCATATGGGCTTCGTCATGCTCGGCATCTCCACGATGACCCCGGAGGGTTTCAACGCCGCGGTCTTCGGCATGGTTGCCCACGGGGTGGTCACCGGGATGCTCTTCTTCCTGGCCGGTTCGATCAAGGAGCGCTACCACACCTACGAGATGCCCGAGCTGGCCGGCATGGGGCTCAAGATCCCCCGGATGGCCGGCCTGCTGGCCTTCTGTGCCATCGCGTCGCTGGGGCTTCCGGGGCTCGCCGGGTTCTGGGGCGAGGTGATGGCCCTGCTCGCGTCCTACCAGCCACTGGAGGGGCTTGACCCGACGATCTTCCGGGTGGCCATGGTCGTCGGAGCCATCGGCACCGTACTCACCGCCGGTTACTTCCTGTGGATGCTGCAGCGGGTGAACATGGGCAAGGCCCGGGAGGACGGGCACCACAAAGACCTATTCGACGTGGAGCGTCTCGAGGTACTTGCCTGGGCGCCGCTGCTGGCCCTGATCCTGGTCCTCGGCCTGTACCCCCGCCTGATCATGGACACCACCACCAGCTCGGTCACCGCCCTCACGGAGACCATCACCGGGGAGAGCGCATCAAGCGATGAGGCCCGCGTGGCGACGGTGGCCGACCACTAA
- a CDS encoding NADH-quinone oxidoreductase subunit N, with protein sequence MDLNLQALLPELILTLAACGVMTIDLFLPKEKRGMAFPLAVVGILATLAAVLMLYGQNITTLDGMFVVDRFAVIFKIVFCVAALLVFAVSQPYLNDDNDVPHGEYFTMMMFSLLGMLTIASSRDLIAIFVALEMISLPAFILAGIRKNDIRSNEAALKFFLFGVLSTALMLFGMSLFYGLTGATNLADVSEGLAGRTDIDEVALLAILFLIVGFGFKVSAFPFQWWVPDTYEGAPIPVAAFLSVASKTAGFVGLFQVMFLGLGELADMWRPMFAVIGIVTMTFGNLVAIQQKQIVRLLAYSSIAQAGYMLVPLGVASATNGEVNTQIVFSVVAYLLVYAFMETGAFAVATAFGRKTGKYLIEDYAGLFARSPALAVAMAAFLFSLAGIPPFAGWWAKFVIFQTLIEGEGLWLAVIMAVNTVIAMFYYLAVVKKMFVDKPEDAAAVPMPKVLAGAIGIAAVVVTVGGFLPDLFGKLATNSNFF encoded by the coding sequence ATGGACCTAAACCTCCAAGCACTACTGCCGGAGCTGATCCTGACGCTGGCCGCATGCGGCGTCATGACCATCGACCTGTTCCTCCCCAAGGAGAAGCGTGGGATGGCGTTCCCACTGGCGGTCGTGGGCATTCTGGCCACGCTGGCCGCGGTGCTCATGCTCTACGGCCAGAACATCACCACGCTGGACGGGATGTTCGTGGTCGACCGGTTCGCGGTGATCTTCAAGATCGTGTTCTGTGTCGCAGCCCTTCTGGTGTTCGCGGTGTCGCAGCCCTACCTGAACGACGACAACGACGTCCCCCACGGCGAGTACTTCACGATGATGATGTTCTCGCTGCTGGGCATGTTGACCATCGCCTCCAGCCGGGACCTGATTGCGATCTTCGTCGCGCTGGAGATGATCTCGCTGCCCGCCTTCATCCTGGCCGGCATCCGCAAGAACGACATCCGCTCCAACGAGGCGGCCCTGAAGTTCTTCCTGTTCGGAGTCCTTTCGACCGCCCTGATGCTGTTCGGCATGTCGCTGTTCTACGGGCTGACCGGGGCCACCAACCTGGCCGACGTGTCCGAGGGCCTGGCCGGCCGGACCGACATCGACGAGGTGGCCCTGCTCGCCATCTTGTTCCTGATCGTCGGCTTCGGCTTCAAGGTCTCCGCCTTCCCGTTCCAGTGGTGGGTCCCCGACACCTACGAGGGCGCGCCCATCCCGGTGGCCGCCTTCCTCTCGGTGGCCTCCAAGACCGCCGGCTTCGTCGGTCTGTTCCAGGTCATGTTCCTGGGCCTGGGGGAGCTGGCCGACATGTGGCGGCCGATGTTCGCGGTAATCGGCATCGTGACTATGACGTTCGGCAACCTCGTTGCGATCCAGCAGAAGCAGATAGTCCGGCTTCTCGCCTACTCGTCGATCGCGCAGGCCGGCTACATGCTGGTCCCGCTGGGGGTGGCGAGCGCCACGAACGGCGAGGTAAACACCCAGATCGTCTTTTCGGTGGTTGCCTACCTGCTGGTCTACGCCTTCATGGAGACCGGCGCCTTCGCGGTCGCCACGGCGTTCGGCCGCAAGACCGGCAAGTACCTGATCGAGGACTACGCCGGGCTGTTCGCCCGGTCCCCGGCTCTCGCAGTGGCCATGGCGGCCTTCCTGTTCTCGCTGGCCGGCATCCCCCCGTTTGCCGGGTGGTGGGCCAAGTTCGTTATCTTCCAGACGTTGATCGAGGGCGAAGGCCTCTGGCTGGCCGTCATCATGGCCGTCAACACGGTCATCGCGATGTTCTACTACCTGGCGGTGGTCAAGAAGATGTTCGTCGACAAGCCTGAGGACGCGGCTGCGGTCCCGATGCCGAAGGTGCTGGCCGGCGCCATCGGGATTGCTGCAGTAGTGGTGACGGTTGGAGGCTTCCTGCCGGACCTGTTCGGCAAGCTCGCGACGAACTCGAACTTCTTCTAA